A stretch of Ectothiorhodospiraceae bacterium BW-2 DNA encodes these proteins:
- the rfbC gene encoding dTDP-4-dehydrorhamnose 3,5-epimerase — protein MEFLPTQLAEVILIKPQIFGDERGFFMETYHQQKFRDGGIEAHFVQDNHSRSVQGTLRGLHYQIAQTQGKLVRVTHGEVFDVAVDIRASSPTYGQWVGETLSAENRHQLWVPEGFAHGFYVLSERAEFTYKCTALYAPEHERAILWNDPDIGIAWPLLNGSAPLLSDKDSAAPRLTQAEIFA, from the coding sequence ATGGAGTTTCTACCGACCCAACTTGCTGAAGTTATCCTAATTAAGCCCCAAATTTTTGGCGATGAGCGCGGCTTTTTTATGGAGACCTACCACCAACAGAAGTTTCGTGACGGGGGCATTGAGGCCCATTTTGTGCAGGATAACCACAGCCGCTCTGTTCAAGGCACTCTGCGCGGGCTTCACTACCAGATAGCCCAGACCCAAGGCAAATTAGTACGGGTAACCCATGGCGAGGTCTTTGATGTCGCGGTCGATATCAGAGCAAGCTCCCCCACCTACGGCCAGTGGGTCGGAGAGACGCTCTCAGCTGAGAACCGCCACCAGCTCTGGGTACCAGAGGGGTTTGCCCACGGCTTCTATGTCTTAAGTGAGCGTGCTGAGTTTACCTACAAATGTACCGCTCTCTACGCCCCAGAGCATGAGCGGGCTATTCTCTGGAACGATCCTGACATCGGTATTGCGTGGCCACTACTCAACGGCTCTGCGCCGCTACTCTCTGATAAAGATAGTGCTGCCCCACGGTTAACTCAGGCCGAGATATTTGCCTAA
- the pbpC gene encoding penicillin-binding protein 1C, with translation MGVCRVTVRGDWVIVGQTGRDRKGLKGLWSAIVVAGLLLALCCVAWVVLQAALPRPLFEPLEYATELYSREGELLGVRLAADGYWRLQLDLSGVDPQLVHFLTLIEDRRFQTHPGVDLLALLRATGQLLWRGAIHSGGSTLTMQLVRLSDPSPRTLLYKLQQLGAALKLEQRWDKRQILRRYLELAPYGGNLEGVRAATRFYWQQEPQRLTLAQIALLLAIPQAPEARRPDRHPDNALAARDSILQQLLAQGVVSVADYQRAREQPLPLRYRAANSLPYLWSAIPTESRRQITTIEASIQRKLETISSREQQRLDRYSTLAAMVVNNRTREIVAWVGHGDYGDSDRHGYLDLTAAIRSPGSTLKPLFYALAMQQGGLHPQTIVLDQPFASGDYRPKNFTERFYGEVSLSEALRLSLNVPAVKVLHYVGSEPFIEQLKRAGVALQLSQSPPSLAIALGGVGVTLRQLLQLYSALADDGVVRPLQLLSTDGLTAVEPISEPLFTPLASAFVTESLAEAARPIGFSQQPYRLALKTGTSYGFHDAWAVGYNRDYTMAVWVGRADGGFSSPRVGLNDAAPLVWQLFQQLPQVGLPRYRLTEQQQRWLALSAAELPLGLRYFPNDRAQAEGGGMQWQQPPVSRLWRQRWQGEAVRLQFSGGELPVSWFLDQRPVALKQLQRDWLWQPLQSGAYRVQVVDRLGRSLELRVELVEP, from the coding sequence ATGGGAGTCTGCAGGGTAACGGTTAGGGGCGATTGGGTTATTGTGGGGCAAACGGGCAGAGATAGAAAGGGGCTAAAGGGACTGTGGTCGGCGATCGTCGTCGCGGGGCTACTGCTGGCGCTATGTTGCGTGGCGTGGGTGGTACTCCAAGCCGCGCTGCCCCGTCCACTCTTTGAACCACTTGAGTATGCGACCGAACTCTATAGCCGTGAAGGGGAGCTGCTGGGGGTGCGTCTGGCGGCAGATGGTTACTGGCGCTTGCAGCTCGATCTCTCTGGCGTCGATCCGCAGTTAGTGCACTTTCTAACGCTTATCGAAGATCGCCGTTTTCAGACCCACCCCGGTGTCGATCTGCTAGCCCTGTTACGGGCGACAGGGCAGCTATTGTGGCGTGGTGCGATCCATTCGGGGGGCTCGACTTTGACTATGCAGCTAGTGCGTTTAAGTGATCCTAGCCCCAGAACACTCCTCTATAAATTGCAGCAGCTAGGGGCGGCGCTAAAGCTGGAGCAGCGTTGGGATAAGCGCCAAATTTTGCGCCGCTATCTGGAGTTAGCGCCCTATGGGGGTAACTTGGAGGGGGTTCGTGCGGCGACCCGCTTCTACTGGCAGCAGGAGCCACAGCGGCTAACCTTGGCGCAGATAGCGCTGCTGCTGGCGATTCCACAGGCACCGGAGGCGCGTCGTCCCGATCGCCACCCCGATAACGCTCTGGCCGCTCGCGACTCGATTTTGCAGCAGCTATTAGCGCAGGGGGTGGTTAGTGTCGCTGACTATCAGCGAGCGCGAGAGCAGCCACTGCCGCTGCGGTATCGGGCAGCTAACTCTCTGCCCTATCTCTGGTCGGCTATTCCTACCGAGAGTCGCCGTCAGATCACGACCATTGAGGCGTCGATACAGCGGAAGTTAGAGACAATTAGCTCGCGGGAGCAGCAGCGGCTTGATCGCTACTCGACACTGGCGGCGATGGTGGTCAACAATCGTACCCGGGAGATTGTCGCCTGGGTCGGGCATGGCGACTATGGCGATAGCGATCGCCACGGCTATCTCGATTTAACCGCTGCAATCCGCTCCCCCGGGTCAACCCTTAAGCCGCTATTTTATGCACTGGCCATGCAGCAGGGGGGGCTGCATCCGCAGACGATAGTGCTCGATCAACCGTTTGCAAGCGGGGATTATCGACCTAAAAATTTTACCGAGCGCTTCTATGGGGAGGTGAGTTTAAGTGAGGCGCTGCGGTTATCGCTCAATGTACCGGCGGTTAAGGTACTGCACTATGTGGGCAGTGAGCCGTTTATTGAGCAGTTAAAGCGGGCTGGGGTGGCGCTACAACTCTCACAGTCTCCCCCTTCGTTAGCGATCGCGCTAGGGGGAGTGGGGGTGACGCTACGACAGCTACTACAGCTCTATAGCGCTCTAGCCGATGATGGAGTGGTGCGGCCGCTACAGCTACTTTCGACCGATGGCTTGACTGCTGTCGAGCCGATATCAGAGCCGCTATTTACCCCGCTAGCGAGCGCTTTTGTGACCGAGTCGTTAGCAGAGGCGGCTAGACCGATCGGGTTTAGCCAGCAGCCCTATCGACTGGCACTTAAAACGGGTACTAGTTACGGGTTTCATGATGCGTGGGCGGTGGGCTATAACCGCGACTACACGATGGCGGTCTGGGTCGGGCGGGCGGATGGCGGTTTTTCGAGCCCTAGGGTTGGGCTTAATGATGCCGCGCCACTGGTGTGGCAGCTATTTCAGCAGCTACCGCAGGTGGGGTTGCCGCGCTATCGGTTAACTGAGCAGCAGCAGCGGTGGCTGGCGCTGAGTGCGGCAGAGCTACCCTTAGGGTTACGCTATTTTCCTAACGATAGGGCGCAGGCAGAGGGGGGGGGGATGCAGTGGCAGCAGCCGCCGGTTAGCCGCTTGTGGCGTCAGCGATGGCAGGGGGAGGCGGTGAGGTTGCAGTTTAGTGGCGGTGAGTTACCGGTGAGCTGGTTTCTCGATCAGCGGCCCGTGGCGCTAAAACAGTTGCAGCGAGATTGGCTCTGGCAGCCGTTACAGAGTGGAGCGTATCGGGTTCAGGTGGTCGATAGATTGGGGCGGTCGTTAGAGTTAAGGGTCGAGTTAGTTGAGCCGTAG
- a CDS encoding HAMP domain-containing protein: MRVQTKFQLPIILALLIGTVVIVLVLSAIIESLNNQQSETVDELITSGYQRADEKRMNEIYGKIDHIAQKALGEVAFFSQMPEVLSAYRLAHQGNMDDENDPTVQRARLQLREAMRLLAEGWRAATGLEELRLHFHLPTGRSFVRTWRDGWQTVREGNRVDISDDLTSFRSTVVAVNRDKRPLIGIEVGRGGFVIRGITPITDNDGTHLGSTEIYYSFSPVVEEGHQSNPLTEFAVYMDSALLPVAKQLQDQTRYPRLDDRFVLTAATRAEVTTPLVSSALLDRGREQPYSQMMGSRYVTIFPVTDFIGEKIGVIVMATDIGEQQQTLKRIRAMGDEALANIQLKLVIALLVIMTLIGVAAWLTTRRVILQPLVHAVELADAVAEGDLTCEIIPHSNDELGELLTAMGRMRASLMGMIHTLSDASDNISTASTEIANGNEDLSQRTNDLAANIEKIASSLEELTSTVSHNEQRVRDAEQQVSETLTKARHGGEVATKTLTSMDEISAASKQVTAIIEVIDSIAFQTNLLALNAAVEAARAGDHGRGFAVVATEVRMLAQRSADSAKEITDLINNTLTKVDEGSHWVHSTSHALQEIEGAVGRVSAYMSEINSASREQSIGISQVNGAIAQMESMTQQNAALVEQVSAASQAMADEAAKLTELITRFTLLRADG, encoded by the coding sequence ATGCGCGTGCAAACTAAATTTCAGCTACCCATTATTCTCGCGCTGTTAATCGGCACCGTGGTCATTGTGTTGGTCTTAAGCGCTATTATCGAATCCCTCAATAACCAGCAGAGTGAGACGGTCGATGAGCTGATAACCAGCGGTTATCAACGTGCCGATGAGAAGCGCATGAACGAAATTTACGGCAAAATTGACCATATTGCTCAAAAGGCGTTGGGGGAGGTCGCCTTTTTCAGCCAAATGCCGGAGGTGCTGTCGGCCTACCGGCTAGCCCATCAGGGCAATATGGACGATGAGAACGATCCGACGGTACAGCGGGCGCGGCTACAGCTACGAGAAGCAATGCGACTCTTAGCAGAGGGGTGGCGTGCCGCGACCGGCCTAGAGGAGCTGCGACTCCATTTCCATCTACCGACAGGACGCAGCTTTGTCCGCACTTGGCGCGATGGTTGGCAGACGGTGCGTGAGGGTAACAGAGTCGATATTTCGGACGATTTAACTTCGTTTCGTAGCACTGTAGTGGCGGTCAATCGTGATAAGCGGCCTCTGATCGGTATTGAGGTGGGGCGGGGCGGGTTTGTGATTCGTGGTATAACCCCGATTACTGATAACGATGGCACCCACCTAGGCTCGACGGAAATCTACTACTCCTTTAGTCCAGTGGTTGAGGAGGGGCATCAGAGTAATCCGCTAACCGAGTTTGCAGTCTATATGGATAGCGCTCTGCTGCCGGTAGCAAAACAGCTACAGGATCAGACGCGCTATCCTCGACTCGATGATCGCTTCGTCTTGACCGCGGCTACCCGTGCCGAGGTGACAACCCCGCTAGTGAGCTCTGCTCTGCTCGATAGGGGGCGAGAGCAGCCCTATTCGCAGATGATGGGGAGTCGCTATGTGACGATCTTTCCCGTCACCGATTTTATTGGCGAGAAGATTGGCGTGATTGTGATGGCAACCGATATAGGTGAACAGCAGCAGACACTAAAGAGGATTCGTGCGATGGGAGATGAGGCGCTAGCTAATATTCAGCTAAAGCTGGTGATAGCGCTGTTGGTGATTATGACCCTAATTGGGGTAGCCGCTTGGTTAACCACTCGACGAGTTATTTTGCAACCTTTAGTCCATGCGGTGGAGCTAGCCGATGCGGTGGCCGAAGGCGATTTAACCTGTGAGATTATCCCCCATAGCAACGACGAGCTAGGGGAGCTACTGACTGCAATGGGGCGTATGCGTGCTAGCCTGATGGGTATGATCCATACCTTGAGTGACGCGTCGGATAATATCTCGACCGCCTCGACCGAGATTGCCAACGGCAATGAGGATTTAAGTCAACGAACCAACGATTTAGCGGCCAATATCGAGAAGATCGCCTCTAGCTTAGAGGAGTTGACCTCAACGGTCAGCCATAATGAGCAGCGGGTGCGCGATGCAGAGCAGCAGGTGAGTGAGACCCTCACTAAAGCACGCCACGGTGGGGAGGTGGCGACCAAGACGCTGACCTCAATGGATGAGATTAGCGCCGCGTCAAAGCAGGTAACGGCAATTATTGAGGTGATCGATTCGATCGCCTTTCAGACGAATCTGTTAGCCCTCAATGCCGCTGTCGAGGCGGCTCGCGCCGGTGATCATGGTCGTGGCTTTGCTGTCGTGGCGACTGAGGTACGCATGCTGGCTCAGCGTTCGGCCGACTCTGCTAAAGAGATCACCGATCTCATTAATAATACTCTCACCAAGGTCGATGAGGGGAGCCACTGGGTGCATAGTACCAGTCACGCCCTACAGGAGATTGAGGGAGCCGTGGGGCGGGTGAGTGCCTATATGAGCGAAATTAACTCCGCTAGTCGTGAGCAGTCGATCGGCATTTCGCAGGTGAATGGAGCGATTGCCCAGATGGAGAGCATGACTCAGCAGAATGCGGCGCTGGTGGAGCAGGTCTCAGCCGCTAGTCAGGCGATGGCTGATGAGGCGGCTAAATTGACCGAGCTCATTACCCGTTTTACCCTCTTGAGAGCTGACGGATGA
- the glmS gene encoding glutamine--fructose-6-phosphate transaminase (isomerizing), which translates to MCGIVGYIGTEEATTLLLSGLRELEYRGYDSAGMALNETDGMRNFRAVGKLDNLLQKVGDYRTQGAVAAIGHTRWATHGKPTEMNAHPHRLTHSAVVHNGIIENYTQLRQQVSTGFSSQTDSEVIVHLFEHHLQQGAEPLSAFRAVLNRLEGAYAILLTTEQAPEKIFFAKQGSPLQVGFNNGCHFASSDAAMLDRCGAATYLEDGEWGYATATELQLFDREESPITPTIHPLPASSLSAQKEGFRFFMEKEIYEQSEVVNSVLMGRLSHQVALEELAPEWLQPFSSVTICACGTSYHAALTASYLLERLCRLPTHVAIASEFRYRQPVLDPNGLFIVISQSGETADTLEALKLVKRDRIATLALCNVDNSSMVREADRAILLRAGIEKGVASTKAFSAQVVTLWLLALYWGQIRATLTPEQLTTEIEAMRQIHRVMEVQPSVHDRLTRLSKRYLHGHGFFFIGRDIFYPLALEGALKLKEISYLHAEGYPAGEMKHGPIALADAELFTIALMGRSLLYDKISSNVEELSARDSTIIAISTDYVELADDLIQIRPYNHPMLEFFEMLVVVQLLSMEIAIRLGNDVDMPRNLAKSVTVE; encoded by the coding sequence ATGTGCGGAATTGTTGGATATATCGGTACCGAGGAGGCCACCACCCTTCTCCTCTCTGGTCTGCGAGAGCTAGAGTATCGCGGCTACGACTCGGCGGGGATGGCGCTAAACGAAACCGATGGCATGAGAAATTTTCGCGCGGTCGGCAAGCTCGATAATCTGCTGCAAAAGGTCGGTGATTACCGAACACAAGGGGCGGTGGCCGCCATTGGCCATACCCGCTGGGCAACCCACGGCAAGCCGACCGAAATGAACGCCCACCCCCACCGCCTCACCCATAGCGCCGTCGTCCATAACGGCATTATCGAAAACTATACCCAGCTACGGCAGCAGGTCAGCACTGGGTTTAGCAGCCAGACCGATAGCGAGGTGATCGTGCATCTGTTTGAGCACCATCTGCAACAAGGTGCCGAGCCACTAAGCGCCTTTCGGGCGGTGCTTAATCGACTAGAGGGGGCCTACGCCATTCTGCTCACCACAGAGCAGGCACCGGAGAAGATCTTTTTTGCCAAACAGGGTAGCCCGCTACAGGTCGGATTTAATAACGGCTGCCACTTCGCCTCCTCCGATGCCGCCATGCTCGACCGCTGTGGGGCCGCAACCTATCTGGAAGATGGAGAGTGGGGCTATGCGACCGCCACTGAACTCCAGCTATTTGATCGAGAAGAAAGTCCCATTACCCCGACGATACACCCCCTCCCCGCCTCCAGCCTCTCGGCGCAAAAGGAGGGGTTTCGCTTCTTCATGGAAAAGGAGATCTACGAACAGAGCGAAGTGGTCAATAGCGTTCTTATGGGACGACTCTCACACCAGGTCGCGCTAGAGGAGCTAGCGCCTGAGTGGTTGCAACCGTTTAGCTCGGTCACTATCTGCGCCTGCGGGACTAGCTACCACGCTGCCCTCACTGCAAGCTACCTTTTAGAGCGACTCTGCCGCCTACCGACCCATGTCGCCATCGCTAGTGAGTTTCGCTACCGCCAGCCGGTACTCGATCCGAATGGACTCTTTATCGTCATCTCGCAATCGGGAGAGACCGCCGATACCCTAGAGGCGCTCAAACTGGTTAAACGGGATCGTATCGCCACCCTAGCCCTCTGCAATGTCGATAACAGCTCCATGGTGCGTGAGGCCGATCGCGCCATCTTACTCCGTGCCGGTATCGAAAAGGGGGTCGCCTCTACCAAGGCCTTTAGTGCTCAGGTCGTTACCCTATGGCTACTCGCCCTCTACTGGGGGCAGATTCGCGCGACCCTCACGCCAGAACAGCTAACGACAGAGATTGAGGCCATGCGCCAAATTCATCGGGTCATGGAGGTTCAGCCGAGTGTGCACGACCGCCTAACTCGCCTCTCTAAGCGCTATCTACACGGCCACGGCTTCTTTTTTATCGGCCGCGATATCTTCTATCCGTTAGCGTTAGAGGGGGCGTTAAAGCTTAAAGAGATCAGCTATCTCCATGCCGAAGGCTATCCGGCCGGCGAGATGAAGCATGGCCCGATCGCACTAGCCGACGCCGAGCTGTTTACCATCGCCCTCATGGGGCGCAGCCTGCTCTACGATAAGATTAGTAGCAATGTCGAGGAGCTCTCAGCACGCGATTCGACCATTATTGCCATCTCCACCGACTATGTCGAACTGGCCGACGATCTGATCCAAATCCGCCCTTATAACCACCCGATGCTAGAGTTTTTTGAGATGCTAGTGGTGGTGCAGCTACTATCGATGGAGATCGCCATTCGGCTCGGTAATGATGTCGATATGCCGCGTAACCTAGCGAAGAGTGTAACGGTAGAGTAG
- the rfbB gene encoding dTDP-glucose 4,6-dehydratase, whose translation MSHTPKNLLITGGAGFIGSNFIHYWLKQHPEQRLIVLDALTYAGNRANLAAVAQHPQLTFIHGDILDTPLVEQLLTEHQIDTLVHFAAESHVDRSIHGPDAFLKTNIEGTHSLLKAAKKIWLDQVSTQTDAHRFHHVSTDEVYGTLKPNDPPFSETTPYRPNSPYAASKASSDHIVRSYHHTYSLNTTFSNCSNNYGPYQFPEKLIPLIIANCLDGKPLPIYGDGQQIRDWLYVDDHNRGIDLIIHQGEIDNSYNIGGNNEWTNLDIVTLICELMDQHHPEGAPHQRLITHVKDRLGHDRRYAINADKITTQLGYQPQESFESGIRKTIQWYLDNESWWRAVMDGSYRQWLETNY comes from the coding sequence ATGTCCCACACCCCAAAAAATCTGCTAATCACCGGTGGTGCCGGCTTTATCGGTAGTAACTTTATCCACTACTGGCTCAAACAGCACCCCGAGCAGCGGCTGATCGTGCTCGACGCCCTCACCTATGCCGGCAATCGAGCCAATTTAGCAGCGGTCGCACAACATCCACAGCTCACCTTTATTCACGGCGATATTCTCGATACCCCCTTAGTCGAACAGCTACTGACCGAGCACCAGATCGATACCCTAGTCCATTTTGCTGCCGAGAGCCATGTCGATCGCTCCATTCACGGCCCTGATGCCTTCCTTAAAACCAATATTGAGGGGACTCACAGCCTGCTTAAAGCAGCGAAAAAGATCTGGCTCGATCAAGTCTCCACCCAGACCGACGCCCACCGCTTTCACCATGTCTCTACCGATGAGGTCTATGGCACTCTGAAGCCGAACGATCCCCCCTTTAGCGAAACCACCCCCTACCGACCTAACTCCCCCTACGCCGCGAGTAAGGCGAGCTCCGACCATATTGTGCGCAGCTACCACCATACCTATAGCCTAAATACCACTTTTAGCAACTGCTCCAATAACTATGGCCCCTACCAGTTTCCTGAGAAGTTAATCCCCTTAATTATCGCCAACTGCCTCGATGGCAAACCGCTTCCGATCTATGGCGATGGTCAACAGATTCGTGACTGGCTCTATGTCGATGATCACAATCGCGGTATTGACCTGATTATCCATCAAGGAGAGATCGATAACAGCTACAATATCGGCGGCAATAACGAGTGGACTAATCTCGATATCGTCACCTTAATCTGTGAGCTGATGGATCAGCACCACCCTGAGGGTGCCCCCCACCAGAGGCTCATTACCCATGTTAAAGATCGCTTAGGCCATGATCGCCGCTACGCCATTAACGCCGACAAAATCACAACTCAGCTCGGTTATCAGCCACAAGAGAGCTTTGAGAGCGGGATTCGCAAGACTATTCAGTGGTATCTTGACAACGAGAGCTGGTGGCGGGCGGTCATGGATGGCAGCTATCGGCAGTGGTTAGAGACCAACTATTGA
- a CDS encoding phosphoribulokinase — MSIQHPVIAVTGSSGAGTTTVKNAFEHIFFREQVNPLVIEGDSYHRYDRMAMKKAMADAAEQGNHSFSHFGPESNLFDKLEETFKTYGETGLCERRYYIHSDEEAVHHNSRLGGTNYQPGQFTPWEKIDQNTDLLFYEGLHGLAADEKSDVSKFVDLGIGVVPIVNLEWIQKIFRDNSQRGYSAEATVDTILRRMPDYVHYITPQFSRTDINFQRVPTVDTSNPFIARDIPTPDESFVVIRFKDPKKFNTDFPYLLSMIPDSFMSRRNTMVVPGGKMGFAMELILAPIIHDILQRSRNQ, encoded by the coding sequence ATGTCTATTCAACATCCCGTCATCGCCGTCACCGGTTCCTCCGGTGCCGGAACCACTACGGTCAAAAACGCCTTTGAACATATCTTCTTTCGCGAGCAGGTTAACCCGCTAGTCATTGAGGGCGACAGCTACCACCGCTACGACCGTATGGCAATGAAAAAGGCGATGGCAGATGCCGCTGAGCAGGGTAACCACTCCTTCAGCCACTTCGGCCCCGAATCGAACCTATTTGATAAACTCGAAGAGACCTTTAAAACCTACGGCGAGACCGGTCTGTGTGAGCGCCGCTACTACATCCACAGCGATGAGGAGGCAGTACACCATAACAGCCGTCTCGGCGGTACCAACTACCAACCCGGCCAGTTCACTCCATGGGAGAAGATTGACCAGAACACCGATCTACTCTTTTACGAAGGTCTGCACGGCTTAGCGGCCGATGAGAAGAGCGATGTCTCTAAATTCGTCGATCTCGGCATCGGCGTAGTACCGATTGTCAACCTAGAGTGGATTCAGAAAATTTTCCGTGACAACTCCCAGCGCGGTTACTCTGCCGAGGCGACTGTCGATACCATCCTGCGCCGTATGCCCGACTATGTGCACTACATTACGCCGCAGTTCTCCCGTACCGACATCAACTTCCAGCGAGTACCGACGGTCGATACCTCTAACCCCTTTATCGCCCGTGATATCCCCACTCCCGATGAGTCGTTCGTCGTGATCCGCTTTAAAGATCCGAAGAAGTTTAACACTGACTTCCCCTACCTGCTGAGCATGATCCCCGACTCGTTTATGTCACGCCGGAACACCATGGTCGTCCCCGGCGGCAAGATGGGATTTGCGATGGAGCTCATCTTAGCCCCCATTATTCACGATATTTTGCAGCGTTCGCGCAATCAATAG
- a CDS encoding aminotransferase class I/II-fold pyridoxal phosphate-dependent enzyme translates to MARQFEQALADLTGAKHAIVCANGTTALHLACLGLKIETGDLGLTSPITFLSSANCVEFCGGRSDFIDIDMASLSLSPEKLELYCETVAIPKVVIPVDFAGVAADLPTIYALSKKYGFYVIEDAAHSIGTTYKDDSGIAYQCGSCAHTDAAIFSFHPVKTITTGEGGGCFNK, encoded by the coding sequence ATGGCACGACAGTTTGAACAGGCGCTGGCCGACTTAACCGGCGCGAAACACGCGATTGTCTGCGCTAATGGAACGACCGCACTCCACTTAGCCTGCTTAGGCTTGAAGATAGAAACTGGGGATTTGGGGCTTACCTCGCCTATCACCTTTCTATCTTCGGCCAATTGTGTTGAGTTTTGTGGCGGCAGGAGCGACTTTATCGATATCGATATGGCCTCTCTCTCTCTATCCCCAGAAAAACTAGAGCTCTATTGTGAGACGGTGGCGATTCCTAAGGTGGTTATTCCGGTCGATTTTGCCGGCGTTGCTGCCGATTTACCAACCATTTATGCGTTATCAAAAAAATATGGTTTTTATGTGATTGAGGATGCGGCTCACTCCATAGGAACGACTTACAAAGATGATAGCGGTATCGCTTATCAGTGCGGTAGCTGTGCCCATACCGATGCGGCTATCTTCTCGTTTCATCCCGTTAAAACTATCACCACGGGGGAGGGGGGGGGTTGTTTTAACAAATAG
- the rfbA gene encoding glucose-1-phosphate thymidylyltransferase — MKGIILAGGTGTRLHPVTLAISKQLVPVYDKPMIYYPLSVLLLAGITEILIITTPEDSESFQKLLGDGSQLGISLQYAIQPNPEGLAQAFLIGESFLANESACLILGDNIFYGHGLRQKLQHATTFQSGATIFGYYVNDPKRYGVVSFDAQNRVLDIEEKPTEPQSNYAVTGLYFYDNQVVKMAKQVKPSARGELEITDLNRLYLQQNQLRLEKLGRGSAWLDTGTHDSLLDASNFIQVIEARQNLKIACIEEIAYRMGYIDKAQLLMLAKPLQKSGYGDYLIRVANTAAEFE, encoded by the coding sequence ATGAAAGGTATCATTCTCGCCGGTGGAACCGGCACGCGTCTCCATCCGGTAACGCTCGCCATCAGTAAACAGCTAGTCCCGGTCTATGATAAGCCGATGATCTACTACCCCCTATCGGTGCTACTGCTAGCGGGCATCACCGAGATTTTAATTATCACCACACCAGAAGATAGCGAGTCGTTCCAAAAGCTGCTAGGCGATGGCTCCCAGCTAGGAATATCGCTTCAATATGCGATTCAACCGAACCCCGAGGGTCTAGCGCAAGCCTTCTTAATCGGCGAGTCGTTTCTAGCGAATGAGAGTGCCTGCCTTATCCTAGGCGATAACATCTTCTACGGCCACGGTCTGCGTCAAAAGCTACAACATGCCACAACCTTTCAGAGCGGCGCGACGATATTTGGCTACTATGTGAACGATCCGAAGCGCTACGGCGTGGTCAGCTTTGATGCCCAAAATCGGGTACTCGATATTGAAGAGAAGCCAACCGAACCGCAATCAAACTACGCCGTGACCGGTCTCTACTTCTACGATAACCAAGTGGTCAAGATGGCCAAGCAGGTCAAACCCTCGGCACGGGGTGAGCTGGAGATTACCGACCTCAATCGGCTCTATCTGCAACAGAACCAGCTACGGCTAGAGAAGTTAGGGCGGGGGAGCGCTTGGCTCGATACCGGCACTCACGATTCGCTGCTCGATGCCTCCAATTTTATTCAGGTGATTGAGGCGCGACAGAATCTCAAAATCGCCTGTATCGAAGAGATCGCCTACCGCATGGGCTATATCGATAAAGCACAGCTACTGATGCTCGCCAAGCCACTACAGAAGAGCGGCTATGGTGACTATCTCATTCGAGTTGCCAACACCGCTGCAGAGTTTGAATAA